The sequence below is a genomic window from Daphnia pulicaria isolate SC F1-1A chromosome 6, SC_F0-13Bv2, whole genome shotgun sequence.
ttttcttatCGAGAAACAAAGACCAGGAttagaaaacaaacacaataTCCCATGCAATCAATATTATTTGACTAAGGAGGATGCCCTAAGTAATAtcaagtaatttttaaaaattgaaattcaatatCGTGAAAATTTTCCGCAGTGCTGCCGTCATCTCAATTTTTCAATTCGTTTAGGGAAATAGACGGCGTCTACGTCAAGAGCCTGGAACGATGTCATGCACAAACTGTTTATGATCATTGGCCTTACAAAGGGCATACAACTCTAGACTATGTTTCCGAAGAAATTGAGCAGCTTCCTTCGGCAGGCGTCTTTTTTAAAGGAAGCGACCAACTGGTGTCGTGGATGATGTGCTCTCCACCCAACGGAATGAGTCGAATTTTCACGCTGGAAGAATACCGTCATCGAGGATATGCAGCTCTCGTAACCAAGTATCTTTCAAAACGAGTTGCCCAGTCCGGTTTGGTTCCATTTGTCAACATCCATATTGAAAACCAAGCGTCGCACAAGTTTTTCGAGAGTGTGGGATTCAAACTGCTCGGCCCTATTCACCTTAGGGTGACATCTCACGATTCCTAACGATATTGGCGCTGAGGTTTGTTACTGTGGTGGGTTTTTGGTTTAAAAGTAATTACCTGCGGGTTTCGTgccaatttttacttttttcttgagaATGGGTAGGCTAAGTGAAACTTGTTGCGACGAGTTTTTTTCATCCCGTCCACTGGCCCCACCCCCTAAATGATGGGTAGTCAAAGTGTCGTCCACTTTGGTTTCGTTCCAGTCGTTAAGTttcagaattaaaaaagaacttgTAACTTAAAGTTAAAAGTTTAATTACTGCTAGTAAAGCTTGATAGCAATTTTTAAGTCAATCACCTGTTTCCAGCTGCACTTAATAGTTttaccaaaataaaataggtggatttaatttaattaccaCGGCTATTTTGTGTGACACTGCCGAAAGGCGtgatttttttctaagtctcAGGAGTTCAGTACCCTCGGAAGATTACACGTTGCAGTTTTCATTGTTTGATGCATAAGCTGTATAGCGCTTGCATCATGACAACTGATAATTTACAATAACGATCCAAAGTTCATTTTACAGTTTACTTCCGCTCTTTCGTGAGCTTTAAGATAAATGTTAAGATAAATGTTATGAAACAATTTGATCTTCATTCTCCAGTGGTCCCCAAAGCTGTAAACGTTGACTCTCTTGTGGACTTTCGTTTGAGATTATCTTGTAGTCATGGAGAAGCAATTTGAACATCCACGCGATGACAAGAAGGTTCAATTAGCATCCAGAAAATGCTTGTTCCGTTTATTGTCTTTTCTGGACCGAAAACTTCCGGAGGCTTGTGCTGTAATTTTATCGCATTTTAACTATCACTTGCCTGTGTCAGTGTGTCTAAttacgaaatattttaaacttttattcAGATTCATTCGTTCATAGGTGCAGCTCTATTAACGGCCAATCCATCTTATCTCGTCTATTTTAGACGGCAAGATACGACTAATACCACGTCCATTTCTtcggacgacgaagaagactACTCCGTAATTGTCGGAGTTGCGAAAGAAAACTATTTAGGATCCAATGAAGAAATTAAGGAAAGTAAAAATCATGGTTTCGTATTGTACAAAACCAACTGTTTTagtaaaattgtttaaaatttgtatttgtttgtAATTATATTATTTGAATCACTAAATATTACAGAAATGCTGGACTATGACCGCATGGACCGATAGTGATGAAAATCTGGCCGGAGCATACGAAGCCATTGATGAGATCGACTGGAGGGACGATGTTATTGTCATCCACTATAAGCATCACACACTTCACCAAggacttgaaaattttctgGATAGAGAAAGAGTGCAAGGCCATTGCTATCCGTGTGATCAATATGTTTTACCAACGAAAGATGCCTTCAATCTTCAAATTGGGTAAGTTTCTTCGAGATTTtcttaaaaacatgaacttggaaaaaaacaaatgcccatcattttcttatctttAACAGTGAGATTGACGGAGTTTACGTTAAAAGCTTGGAACGCTGTCATGCCCAATTGGTTTACGATCAGTGGCCGTACAGAGCGGGCAGCACGGTTGAGAAAGTGGCCAAGGAAATTGAAGAGCTTCCTTCGGCTGGAGTGTTTTTGAAAGACAACGATAAACTGGTGTCGTGGATGATGTACCATCTGCCTAATGGAATGAGTCGACTTCACACGTTACAAGAATACCGCCGGCGAGGATACGCAGCATTGGTGACGCAATATCTTTCGAAACGAGTAGCGCAATGTGGATTCGTTCCGTTTGTAAATGTTCATCTTGAAAATATTGCTTCTTTTACGCTTTTTACTTCGACGATGGGATTCCGGAGGCTCTGCTATGGTCACTGTTATGTTACATCTAACTATCCTTCTTAATCGCCCAGATTTCAATTTATGTGCATAGACGActgaaatttttgaacttgtgtTCTTCCAATTAATAAGCGCCAGCATAAAATTAATGGTAGGCCTTTACAGAAGAGGCGCTGTTTGCTGTAATTGTACGAGATGTGAatttaaagggaaaaaaaaccggTTCAATGTTTATGTAAATAATACCTAACTATATACGGTAACTTCAGGGTAACTtagttttttcctctcttaTCAGTCTACCGCTTATTGATACACTACCCCCAGTTCCTCACTGAACTGGCAACGGTTCAAGGTTCACTTCTCAACGGCCGACTGCAGATCGGGCCcggttttgtacctcacaacctTATCTGTGGGCAAACAATTgaattagaaaatatttttaactcTAAACACAAATTCTTATGACCAAGAGAGAACTGCCGTCACACCGGCGCCTCCTCGTTTAACCCGTAATGACCtccatttaatttttccaaatACCTAATGCGAATTTCGAGTGACACAATCTTGTCTAACTTGAACGTATATACCGTATTCTGGCATTCCTTTGtaggatttttattgttccaAACAGCCGCTTTTTCGAAAGGGCGGCTACTTTAAAGACGTAAGGACAAATGACGTCATCACGTCTCTTTCATATTACGAAAGGGTCTTTAATCTAGTTGAGTCTACTGAGTTAACGTTTTCTTTATGATGTTTATGTGTTCGCCTAAAAGCTATCtcgctgtaataaaaaaatctttaacgGCATGATTATGTCGCTTGTATGAAAGGTATGCAGATTTTTGGCAAGCCATTACCGCTTATGGGCTGCAGTATACAACGCTAGTAATAAAGTAAAGGGAAATGAAAGtctgaaaaatttctttgctttGTCGAGTTGGCAAAACTTATTTCAGCTCCATTTTGACGCCAACGATTGCCGAATATGTTTCCCTAAATTATCTGATTGGCCGAGGAAAATGTTGTAGGACTTGTTGTAAACGGCGTTGAAAGAAATTACGAGGGCCTGATAGTATTAACACCAACACACTTATTGGGAGGCTTTTACAACGCGTGTCTCTCACAAGCCCACACGCATAACTTACCTCGGCATATAATCCACTCGTTTTGGTATGTGAACTAGCTTCGCAACCGCTCTACTAAATATAAAGGGGAATATGGATGAGTGTGAGTTACATATTgcagtgcattgaatttcatcTTAAATATCTCATAAGtgtgaaaaattattatttacctgGTTCGGTACAAAGTTTGCTactgatatatatttttaaaaatttttctatcatCGATGTAACTTTGAAAGTGCAACGGAATTGATCAAAGGATTTGAGAGAATTGATACTTGAAGTAGCCGACTGTCATTTACTATTTCTCTGtgatttgaatgtttttctgCCAGGTGAAAATAAGCCTctttagctcagtggtagagcgctGGTCTTGTAAACCAGCGGtcgagagttcaatcctctcaGGAggcatattttttcactttgttcaaACATTAGAATCAATCTCAAATGATGCATGTGAAAGAATTAATGAAAATCTCTTAAtcgagaattttaaaaaatttctaaaataattatGAAATCCAATACGGTACGATGTACAGCATTTCAACGTGTACAGTgtacacgtatgtgtttttgtATATTACACGTACCTATGTAAGGGTCTGACAGGTTTCAGATATTAACAAAAGGTGGCACAAGCGGAAGCGcggcaaatttgaaaagtctGACTAATGCCCAGTTTACTTCTGTTTTATATGCTTACTCACGGCTATGTGGTTATTTGGACTGTTGGTATTCTACTTAGTTACAGTTTTTCTAGTGCTCCAGAGGTAAACAAATTTGCTCCGCAGAGCTGTTTCTGAATTTCGCGAATTCTGGGAacgcaattttctctttttacgaGCAGCACaggtgaaaagaaaagaaagtttgTTCACCAACATTAGCTTAAAGCACTCCTTTTCCTGTTGGTGTGTATAGTACAAGGCCAGCCACTGACGTATGCACTAGTTTCAATGTACTGCTGTGCAGCTGTTAATGTGTCAGCTGCGGGGCAAGGTAGTGTAGCTCTCTGCTCACCTTCGTTTTCCTAGGTACTACGAGTCAACCCAAAAAGTTGCAAATTAATATTGTTAACATTTACTCGCTTTCACCTTGCTTTCAGCCTTTCACCGCCTTTCATCGAACTTTTGTAATGTAAATGATCAAACCATGTTCCTTTTCGAAACGCGGAAGAGAtagaattttgttatttaataCCGGTATCTTATTAGCTTTCTCTCTGTACTTTACCAGCTTTCTACGTCCCTTATCAAGAAAGCTAAGGTCTAAAATCGCCGCCGATAAACTATTTGTTTCAGACTGGACCGCGGTGTAATCATGGCAGGGTCGGTGACACTAGCTTCCCGATCAGATCTGTTCtgtcttctctctttcttggaTTCTCAACTGCCAGCACACTGCGAAGTATTAACGTAATTAATCattttaatgcgatgaaaaatcttAATTTATGGAATTCGCAGGTTCAAATGGTGGTCAAGGCTGCGCTATTGGCTGCCAACACTTCCTATCAGGTTTTCTTTCTCCACGAATCCCCTTCGAACGACACATATTCAGCAATTGTAGctatcaagaaagaaaatgtgatTAGCCAAACTCAACAG
It includes:
- the LOC124343732 gene encoding uncharacterized protein LOC124343732 isoform X1; translation: MEKQFEHPRDDKKVQLASRKCLFRLLSFLDRKLPEACAIHSFIGAALLTANPSYLVYFRRQDTTNTTSISSDDEEDYSVIVGVAKENYLGSNEEIKKCWTMTAWTDSDENLAGAYEAIDEIDWRDDVIVIHYKHHTLHQGLENFLDRERVQGHCYPCDQYVLPTKDAFNLQIGEIDGVYVKSLERCHAQLVYDQWPYRAGSTVEKVAKEIEELPSAGVFLKDNDKLVSWMMYHLPNGMSRLHTLQEYRRRGYAALVTQYLSKRVAQCGFVPFVNVHLENIASFTLFTSTMGFRRLCYGHCYVTSNYPS
- the LOC124343732 gene encoding uncharacterized protein LOC124343732 isoform X2, with amino-acid sequence MLVPFIVFSGPKTSGGLCCAALLTANPSYLVYFRRQDTTNTTSISSDDEEDYSVIVGVAKENYLGSNEEIKKCWTMTAWTDSDENLAGAYEAIDEIDWRDDVIVIHYKHHTLHQGLENFLDRERVQGHCYPCDQYVLPTKDAFNLQIGEIDGVYVKSLERCHAQLVYDQWPYRAGSTVEKVAKEIEELPSAGVFLKDNDKLVSWMMYHLPNGMSRLHTLQEYRRRGYAALVTQYLSKRVAQCGFVPFVNVHLENIASFTLFTSTMGFRRLCYGHCYVTSNYPS